A region of the Streptomyces durocortorensis genome:
ACTTCTTTCCCGGAGAGTACGGCCACCGCGTCCGGTGACACGAATCGGCATGCGGAGCGGGTCAGCGCGACCCGTTTCTCCGTATCGGGAAAGGAGTTCCCGAGCCAGTTGATCCAGAACGGCAGGAAGGCGACGCCGAGGGCCCCCGTCCCCACGACGAGGATGCGCTCGAAGTCCCGTTGCTGTTCCTCCACGACGCCTCCTGTGCGCGTTGGGGGCCGGGGTCCGGCCGGAGCGTGCCCATGGCACGTCCGGCCGGACCCCGCGGCTCACAGCGAAGAGAGCCTGGTCAGCACTTGTTCTCGACGGTCTTCGCGGCGAGCGAGCCGAGAGCGGCGGCGCACTGCTGCGAGGAACGCGCGCTGATGATCGTGGCGCGGATGGCCCACGGGATGGTGGGGCTGAACGCCGGCGCGGCCTCCTTGCCGTCGTGCAGGCCGAGCTCCTCGGCGGAGGTGTAGGCGGTGTAGCCGTCGAACAGGTCCTTCTCGGTGACGTTCTGCATGAGAGTTGCCTCCATAGGCGAAAGGGGATTTACGCCCGGTATTCCCGGCCATCTCGGTGATGCCCGGCTTCCCGGTGTCCGTTGCGGACAGAAAGAATGTTGACCCACACGGTGAGGCCCGCACCATTGGCTCTTACGGCATTGCCGCAAACGACAGTTCCCCGCACAGGTAGAAGGGGATAGAACTACGGGTGTGAACACACCTGACGCAGAACAGTCTCCGGCGGAGCGGCCCGCGCTGCGGGCACTGCTCTCGTACGCGCGTCCGCACCGCGGCATCCTCCTCACCGTGCTGGCCCTGACCCTGATGGGCAGCGCCGCCGGTCTGGCCCAGCCGCTGGTCATCCAGTCGGTGCTGGCGAAGCTCATGACGGGCGGAGGGCTGCGGGAGGACATCCTCCTGCTCTTCGGCCTGCTGCTCGCCTCCATCGGGCTGACCTGGCTACAGGCCTGGCTCAGCGAGCGGACCGCCGAACGCGTCGTGCTCCAGGTCCGCCGCGGCCTGATCGCGCGCCTCATACGCCTGCGCACGGCCGAGTTGGACCGTACCGAGCCGGGCGGACTGACCACGCGCGTCACCTCCGACAGCACGCTCGTGCAGCACGCGGCGACGGGCGGTCTCATCCAGCTCGTCGACGGGTCGATCCACCTGCTGGCCACGATCGTGCTGATGGGCATCGTCAGCCTGCCGCTGCTCGGCATCACCTCCGCCGTGCTGGTGGTCGTCGGCATCGCGATGGGCGTCGTCATGCCCCGTATCAAGCGGGTCACCACCGAGGCACAGACCTCCGTCGGCGAGATCGGCGCGGCACTCGACCGCTCGCTCGGCGCGGCCCGCACCGTGAAGGCCAACGGCGGCGAGGCGAAGGAGACCGAGCGGGCGACCCAGGCCGCCGAACGCGCCTACCGGGCGGGCCTCAAGGGCGCCCGCTACCACGCGCTGATCGCCGTACTGGCCGGGCTGATCGTCCAGGCGTCGTTCCTCGCCGTCATCGGCTTCGGCGGTGCGCTGGTCGCCATGGGCACCCTCGAACTGGCCGCGCTGATCGGCTTCCTGCTCTACCTGTTCAACCTGGGCGGCCCGGTCCTCTCCCTGGTCGGCGGCACCACCGCCCTCCAGCAGGGGCTCGGCGCCCTGGCCCGGATCGAGGAGGTGCGGTCCATGGCGGCGGAGGACGACGTGGACGGTACGCCGTCGGCGCCCTCCGGCCCGCCGCCCCGCGTCACGGTCGACGGGCTGACCTTCGCCTACGAGGGGCGTACGCCCGTCCTGAACGGCACGGGCTTCGTCGCACCGGCGGGGAAGGTCACCGCGATCGTCGGCCCGTCCGGCTCCGGCAAGACCACGGTGTTCAGCCTGATCCAGCGGTTCTACGACACCGACGACGGCCGCATCCTCCTTGACGACACCGACATCCGCTCACTCGGCCGGGCCGAACTCCGCCGCCGGATCGCATACGTCGAGCAGGATTCCCCGATGCTGGCGGGCACGCTCCGGGAGAACCTCCTCTACTCCGCACCGGACGCGAGCGACGAAGCCGTCGCCGACGTGCTCCGCCGGACCCTGCTCGACGGCTTCGTCGCCTCGCTCCCGGACGGGCTCGACACGGCGGTCGGCGCCCGCGGCCTCGCCCTCTCCGGCGGAGAACGCCAACGCCTCGCCATCGCGAGGGCGTTGCTGCGCCGCCCGCAGGTCCTGCTCCTCGACGAGGTCACCGCGCACCTCGACGGGCTCAGCGAGACCGCCCTGCGCAGAACGGTGGAGGAGGCCGCACGGGACTGCACGGTGCTGCTCATCGCCCATCGGCTCTCGACGGTCACCACGGCGGACCGGCTGGTGCTGTTCGAGAACGGCCGGGTCAGCGACTACGGACGGCACGAGGAGCTGCTGGAGCGGAGCGCCCTCTACCAGGACCTCACCGCGACGCAGTTGACCACGGCCCCGGCGGTCGCCACGGCAGCCCCGGAGACTGCTGCGACGATGCGCTGAACTGCGCCGGAGCACCGCCGCGCCTGCGAGAATTCCCGTACGCCAGTCCCGTACGTCACTGACGCCCTGCGAACACCCCCCTCAGCACGATCGCACGACCGAAGGATTCAAGGATCCAGATGACCGACACCACCCCCCTCCCCCTGCCCGCCTCGACCGAGGACGACCACTACGGGGAGATCTCCGTCGAACTTCTCGGCGAACAGCGGGAGAAGCTCGTCGTCAGCGGCGAGCGGATTCCCACCATCACCATCGTCCGCGCCCCCGAGGCGGAGGTCGACGACCACATCGTCATCGGCACCCGCGACCCCCGGCACCTCACGATCACGGTGGATGGCGAGGCCGCGACGATCAAGCCCGGCAAGGGGAAGCTCCGGCGGCAGACGTACCGGGTCGACGTCCGTCACGCGGGCATCCACTACCGGCTCGTCCCGAACTCGATCCCGTTCAGCCGGCTGACCCGCGACGGCAAGCACCTCGGGGACTTCTCCTCGGACGGAGACCGCCGGGTGATAGCCGAGTGGCAGGAGGACGCCGGCACCCCCGAACCCCTCGACGCGGCCATCGGCTACGCGCTGTCGGCGGCGTTCGGCACCGGCGGTCAGCCGATGTGG
Encoded here:
- the lxmA gene encoding lexapeptide family class V lantibiotic → MQNVTEKDLFDGYTAYTSAEELGLHDGKEAAPAFSPTIPWAIRATIISARSSQQCAAALGSLAAKTVENKC
- a CDS encoding ABC transporter ATP-binding protein, with the protein product MNTPDAEQSPAERPALRALLSYARPHRGILLTVLALTLMGSAAGLAQPLVIQSVLAKLMTGGGLREDILLLFGLLLASIGLTWLQAWLSERTAERVVLQVRRGLIARLIRLRTAELDRTEPGGLTTRVTSDSTLVQHAATGGLIQLVDGSIHLLATIVLMGIVSLPLLGITSAVLVVVGIAMGVVMPRIKRVTTEAQTSVGEIGAALDRSLGAARTVKANGGEAKETERATQAAERAYRAGLKGARYHALIAVLAGLIVQASFLAVIGFGGALVAMGTLELAALIGFLLYLFNLGGPVLSLVGGTTALQQGLGALARIEEVRSMAAEDDVDGTPSAPSGPPPRVTVDGLTFAYEGRTPVLNGTGFVAPAGKVTAIVGPSGSGKTTVFSLIQRFYDTDDGRILLDDTDIRSLGRAELRRRIAYVEQDSPMLAGTLRENLLYSAPDASDEAVADVLRRTLLDGFVASLPDGLDTAVGARGLALSGGERQRLAIARALLRRPQVLLLDEVTAHLDGLSETALRRTVEEAARDCTVLLIAHRLSTVTTADRLVLFENGRVSDYGRHEELLERSALYQDLTATQLTTAPAVATAAPETAATMR